In Pseudomonas sp. P5_109, the genomic window CTTCCCACACGCGCAGGCTGCCGTAGGCCAAAAGGCTGGTGCGCTCGGTACGGCGCGAACACCAGGTCAGGCGCTCGGCATCGGGCTGGCCGACTTCGATCCAGTGCAGGACGCGGTCATCCAGGCTTTTTTCCCACAAGGCCGGTTCATCCACTTCCGACAGACCACGGCCAAAGGACAGCTGCTCGTTGTACCAGAGGGCGTAGGCCAGCAGGCGCACGGTCATGCGCTCTTCGGTTTCCGAAGGGTGACGGGCGATGGTCTGCTTCACGCTCTCATAGACACTGCGGTCGAGGTCGGTGAGGTTCAGTTCAAACTTGTAGGTCGTGGACGGCTGGGCCATGAACGGGCTTCTTGATACGAGGAAAGGCGGCAAGTCTAACCGATGCGACGGGCAATCCACGAATTGAAGGTGATCAACCTCAAGCGCCTGACAGTCGGCTATGTTAAAACGCTGTATTCGCTCAACCCTTGTCCTACAGGATCCCGCATGCCGTTCACCGCCAAACCGCTTTCCGGTCTGAAAGTCATCGAATTGGGTACCTTGATTGCCGGCCCGTTTGCTTCACGCATTTGCGCCGAGTTCGGCGCCGACGTGATCAAGGTCGAGTCCCCGGACGGCGGCGATCCGTTGCGCAAGTGGCGCAAACTGTATGAAGGCACTTCGTTGTGGTGGTTCGTCCAGGCGCGCAACAAAAAATCCCTGACCCTCAATCTCAAGCACCCCGAAGGCCAGGCGATTCTGAAACAACTGCTGAGCGAAGCAGACATTCTGATCGAGAACTTTCGTCCCGGTGTCCTGGAAAAACTCGGCCTGGGCTGGGACGTCCTGCACGCCTTGAACCCGAAACTGGTCATGGTGCGGCTGTCGGGATTCGGCCAGACCGGCCCGATGAAAGATCAGCCCGGCTTTGGCGCGGTTGGCGAGTCCATGGGGGGCCTGCGCTACATCACCGGTTTCGAGGATCGGCCACCGGTGCGCACTGGCATTTCCATCGGCGACTCGATTGCCGCGCTCTGGGGCGTGATCGGCGCGTTGATGGCCCTGCGTCATCGCGAGGTCAACGGCGGCCAGGGGCAAGTGGTGGACGTGGCGCTGTATGAAGCCATCTTCGCCATGATGGAAAGCATGGTCCCCGAGTTCGACGTGTTCGGCTTCATCCGCGAACGCACGGGCAACATCATGCCGGGCATCACCCCGTCCTCGATCCATACCAGTGCCGACGGCAAACACGTGCAGATCGGCGCCAATGGCGATGCGATTTTCAAACGCTTCATGCTGATCATTGGCCGGGAAGACCTGGCGAACGACCCGCAGCTTGCCAGCAACGATGGCCGCGATGCCCGACGCGACGAAATTTATGGCGTCATCGATCGCTGGGTCAACTCGTTGCCGCTGGACACCGTACTGGCGCAACTCAATCAGGCCGACGTGCCGGCCAGCCGGATCTTCAGCGCCGAAGACATGTTCAATGACCCCCAGTACCTGGCGCGGGAAATGTTCCTGCAAGCCAAGCTGCCGGACGGCAAAGACTTCAAGATGCCAGGCATTGTGCCGAAACTCTCTGAGACACCCGGTGAATGTGAATGGGTCGGGCCTCAACTGGGTGAGCACAACGCACAGGTACTCCAGGAACTTGGCTATGACGCGTCGCGGATCGCACAGTTGCGCAAAGACGGAGCCATCTGATCTGAGGCGCCCACCTCGACGCTACCCGTCGCGCGACGGGTGGCTGCCGTGCATGCTGGCGATTTTACTCTTGCTCCTCGAACCGATCCCGTCAGCCCTGGCGCAACCCAAGGAAAACCTGATCTGGCTCAAGCGCGACCTGCCGCCGCTGACGATCTTCGACGGGCCGAAAAAAGGCCAGGGCGTCATCGATCAACTACTTCCACTCTTGATAGCCGGCATGCCGCAGTACCAGCACAGCGTGATGAGGGTCAATCGCGCACGTGGGCTGCAAATGCTCCACGAACCGTCTCTCGTCTGCGACGCTGCGCTGAACTGGAGCAAGGAACGGGAACAATGGATCGCCTTTTCCATTCCGGTCTTTCGCGCCATGAGCAATGGCCTGGCCGTGCGGCGCGCTGACCAGAAAGTGCTGGCTCCCTTCATCAAGGATGGCGAAGTGGACCTGGCAGCGCTGCTCGCCAGCGGCCGCGAAAAACTGGGCGTTATTGCCGAGCGCAATTACGGCGAATACCTCGATGGGCTGCTCAAGCAAGCGCCAGTCGATGCACTGACGCCTCATTACGGCAACGACGCCTTGGGCAGCCTGCTGCAAATGCAGCGCCTGGGACGCTTGCGCCTGCTGTTGGGCTATCGCCCGGAAATTCGCTACCAGGCTTCATTGCAAGGCATCGCCGAGGATGAACTGCAGTTCTATCCAATCAGTGGCACGGGCAAATACCTGTCCGGTTACATCGGTTGCACCGACACGCCAAAGGGCCGCCAGGCCATTGTCGAAATCAACCAGGTGCTGCGCACCCTTCCCCGCGAACGCCTTGATGAGGCCTACGCCGCCTGGCTGGACCCCGAAAGTCGCAGCGATTACCTGAAAGACACCAAGGCGTTTTTCGACAATCTGGCGCAGCCATGAAAAATCCCGGGCAAAAAGAAACCCCAAGAAGTGGGGAGACGACTCGGGGTTAAACGTGGCCTGCTTAGAGACCAGTAGCAGCAAGCTACAAGCACCGGAGCACAATGCTTGATCCTGCTGTTACAAAGTCTGACCGACCTGGGCGCGGGAAGGTTCCCACAAAAAACCGTTCAATTGCGGCTGGACAGAAGCTTGTCCTGTGCCGCATTACGCAATGCCGCGATGACACAAGGCTCAAGGCGTCCTTCGGCGATCAGCACGTCGCGGTGCAAACCGTCGACCACATCCGTCAGCAGGCGCTTGTCATTCAACTGGGCCTGATTGAACTCGCGCTCGACCACCGTCGCACCGATAGCATTCTTCAGGGTCACCCGGCATT contains:
- a CDS encoding CaiB/BaiF CoA transferase family protein, which codes for MPFTAKPLSGLKVIELGTLIAGPFASRICAEFGADVIKVESPDGGDPLRKWRKLYEGTSLWWFVQARNKKSLTLNLKHPEGQAILKQLLSEADILIENFRPGVLEKLGLGWDVLHALNPKLVMVRLSGFGQTGPMKDQPGFGAVGESMGGLRYITGFEDRPPVRTGISIGDSIAALWGVIGALMALRHREVNGGQGQVVDVALYEAIFAMMESMVPEFDVFGFIRERTGNIMPGITPSSIHTSADGKHVQIGANGDAIFKRFMLIIGREDLANDPQLASNDGRDARRDEIYGVIDRWVNSLPLDTVLAQLNQADVPASRIFSAEDMFNDPQYLAREMFLQAKLPDGKDFKMPGIVPKLSETPGECEWVGPQLGEHNAQVLQELGYDASRIAQLRKDGAI
- a CDS encoding TIGR02285 family protein codes for the protein MTRRGSHSCAKTEPSDLRRPPRRYPSRDGWLPCMLAILLLLLEPIPSALAQPKENLIWLKRDLPPLTIFDGPKKGQGVIDQLLPLLIAGMPQYQHSVMRVNRARGLQMLHEPSLVCDAALNWSKEREQWIAFSIPVFRAMSNGLAVRRADQKVLAPFIKDGEVDLAALLASGREKLGVIAERNYGEYLDGLLKQAPVDALTPHYGNDALGSLLQMQRLGRLRLLLGYRPEIRYQASLQGIAEDELQFYPISGTGKYLSGYIGCTDTPKGRQAIVEINQVLRTLPRERLDEAYAAWLDPESRSDYLKDTKAFFDNLAQP
- a CDS encoding YaeQ family protein, whose translation is MAQPSTTYKFELNLTDLDRSVYESVKQTIARHPSETEERMTVRLLAYALWYNEQLSFGRGLSEVDEPALWEKSLDDRVLHWIEVGQPDAERLTWCSRRTERTSLLAYGSLRVWEGKVVPAVKNLKNVNIAAVPQEVLETLAKDMPRVIKWDVMISEGTIFVTDDRGQHEVQLQWLAGERG
- a CDS encoding DUF3509 domain-containing protein, encoding MESISLLLGEALSPYQVTLTPSGIRGECRVTLKNAIGATVVEREFNQAQLNDKRLLTDVVDGLHRDVLIAEGRLEPCVIAALRNAAQDKLLSSRN